From the genome of Chitinispirillales bacterium ANBcel5, one region includes:
- a CDS encoding WecB/TagA/CpsF family glycosyltransferase — translation MGRVSLLNFHVDSIRTDVLIDTVFERINNKQKSSIFFVNALKAYEINKNPKILKVMNSFDFVLPDGVPVVWASKLLGRNLPERIAGIDLFQLLLKRAEKNGKTVYFLGSTEKNLSLMCKNIKKEYPKLRIAGYRNGYFAEEQNVSVVEEINNSDADILFLGFGSPKKEQWTYDNRHLLNTPVIQGVGGSFDVLAGVVSRAPKWMQISGLEWLYRVYKEPRRMFKRYLITNTYFIYLTAKHVLISKTIKTQINYS, via the coding sequence ATGGGCAGGGTTTCACTACTTAATTTTCATGTGGATAGTATCAGAACAGATGTTTTAATCGATACGGTATTTGAACGTATAAATAATAAACAAAAGAGTAGTATTTTCTTTGTAAATGCGCTCAAAGCCTATGAAATCAATAAAAACCCCAAGATTTTAAAGGTAATGAACAGTTTTGATTTTGTTTTGCCAGACGGTGTCCCGGTTGTCTGGGCTTCAAAACTACTGGGTAGAAATCTGCCAGAGCGCATTGCTGGGATAGACCTGTTTCAACTGCTTCTTAAACGAGCCGAAAAAAACGGGAAAACAGTTTACTTTCTTGGCTCTACAGAAAAAAACTTATCGTTGATGTGTAAAAATATCAAAAAGGAATACCCAAAACTTAGGATAGCAGGTTACAGAAATGGATATTTTGCAGAGGAGCAAAATGTTTCCGTTGTAGAAGAAATTAACAATTCCGATGCTGATATATTGTTTTTAGGTTTTGGCAGCCCTAAAAAGGAACAGTGGACCTATGATAACCGGCATCTATTGAATACACCTGTTATACAGGGTGTGGGGGGAAGCTTTGATGTACTTGCGGGCGTTGTATCAAGAGCACCAAAATGGATGCAAATAAGTGGGCTTGAGTGGTTGTACCGTGTGTACAAAGAGCCCAGAAGAATGTTTAAACGGTACCTGATAACTAACACCTATTTTATCTATCTGACAGCAAAACACGTTCTTATAAGTAAAACCATAAAAACACAGATCAACTACTCTTAA
- a CDS encoding sugar-transfer associated ATP-grasp domain-containing protein — protein sequence MHPFFFRFRKFYNEHVLYMVKDKQRKKLPLILFEILLFMIHKKDTPQNYIKFGGYKKGSDTKNLTTYLTGTRFDRFRSKHLNDKQYLYQLENKWEFNKLLRTSGLKTTEVICKIEKGKIILPSDDKETTISALISRIDQDFVIKPISDSAHGTGVEIVCYSQTTDLNTLISKYIDNSYTTPLLLEQKINQHKDISEIYPIAVNTVRIDTFLRLDGSVDILTAILRTGKNERKVDNWAGHLGGVAVKVDLETGCLDKVGFDYFLNRYNKHPNTNFIFDSYQIPFFNEVKEIVKRAARCFPKIRSIGWDVAISEEGPVVIEGNSDYSLQMPQTIIGPYLLNKVFTGAMKNELLSIKKGEKYEKHFVG from the coding sequence ATGCATCCATTTTTTTTTAGATTTAGAAAATTTTATAATGAACATGTTTTATATATGGTTAAAGATAAACAAAGAAAGAAATTACCGCTCATACTATTTGAGATACTACTCTTTATGATACATAAAAAAGATACTCCACAAAACTATATCAAATTTGGGGGATACAAAAAGGGGTCGGATACCAAAAATTTGACAACATACTTAACTGGTACGAGATTTGACAGGTTTCGGTCAAAACATCTTAATGATAAACAATACCTGTATCAGCTTGAAAACAAGTGGGAGTTTAACAAGCTATTACGAACCTCAGGTTTGAAGACTACAGAGGTTATCTGCAAAATAGAAAAGGGAAAGATAATTTTGCCATCAGATGACAAAGAGACGACCATAAGCGCTCTGATCTCCAGAATCGACCAGGATTTTGTAATAAAACCCATTTCTGATTCAGCACATGGTACTGGGGTGGAAATTGTTTGTTATTCCCAGACAACCGATCTAAATACCCTGATATCCAAGTATATAGATAATTCTTATACGACACCATTGCTTCTTGAGCAAAAAATCAACCAGCACAAAGATATTAGTGAAATCTACCCTATAGCGGTAAATACTGTTCGCATCGATACATTTCTAAGACTGGATGGAAGTGTTGATATTTTAACTGCTATTTTACGTACCGGCAAAAACGAGCGAAAAGTAGATAACTGGGCAGGTCATTTGGGTGGTGTTGCGGTAAAAGTAGACCTGGAAACTGGTTGTCTGGACAAGGTGGGTTTTGACTACTTTTTGAACAGATATAATAAGCATCCGAATACCAACTTTATCTTTGACTCGTATCAAATTCCTTTCTTTAATGAGGTAAAAGAGATAGTAAAAAGAGCTGCCCGTTGTTTTCCAAAGATACGCTCTATAGGGTGGGATGTGGCAATATCTGAAGAGGGGCCAGTAGTTATTGAGGGTAATTCTGATTACAGCCTACAAATGCCTCAGACCATCATTGGGCCCTATTTACTTAACAAAGTATTTACCGGGGCCATGAAAAATGAGCTGCTCTCTATAAAAAAGGGTGAAAAATATGAAAAACATTTTGTTGGTTAG
- a CDS encoding sugar-transfer associated ATP-grasp domain-containing protein translates to MYSFFFRFKKLYNEQIVYMVNDKNRKKLPLILFELLRYMILKKDTPQNYIKYGGYKKGADTTELIKYIPGATFDKFRSKHLNDKRYLFQVENKWELNRKLFASGLKTSDIICKIEKGKIVLPSDEKETTISALVSRIKEDFVIKPIADSAQGNGLEFVCYSQATNLYTILSKYIENSYTTPVLLEYKIKQHKDISELYPIAVNTIRIDTFLRLDGRVNIFGSTLRTGRNGRKVDNWSGRSGGIAVKIDLETGCLDKVGLDYYLNNYKSHPDTGTTFNSYPVPYFNEVKAMVKKAARCFPKVRSIGWDVAIAENGPLIIEGNSDYSLQIQACTGPYLLNKVFTGAMKQELLSIKKGKKYEKHFVC, encoded by the coding sequence ATGTATTCATTTTTTTTCAGATTTAAAAAATTATATAACGAGCAAATTGTATATATGGTTAATGATAAAAACAGAAAGAAATTACCCCTCATACTTTTTGAGCTCCTACGGTATATGATACTTAAAAAAGATACTCCTCAGAACTATATTAAATATGGGGGCTATAAAAAAGGGGCCGATACCACTGAATTGATCAAATATATACCCGGTGCTACCTTTGATAAGTTTCGGTCAAAACATCTTAATGATAAGCGATACTTGTTTCAGGTTGAAAACAAGTGGGAATTAAACAGGAAGTTATTTGCTTCAGGTTTGAAGACTTCAGATATTATCTGCAAGATAGAAAAGGGGAAAATAGTTTTACCATCAGACGAGAAAGAGACGACCATAAGCGCTCTTGTCTCCAGGATAAAAGAGGATTTTGTAATCAAACCCATAGCTGATTCAGCACAGGGTAATGGATTGGAATTTGTTTGTTATTCACAGGCGACTAATCTTTATACTATATTATCCAAGTACATAGAAAATTCCTATACTACACCAGTGCTTCTTGAATATAAAATCAAGCAACACAAGGATATCTCTGAACTATATCCTATAGCAGTAAATACTATTCGCATCGATACATTTTTAAGATTAGATGGAAGGGTTAATATTTTTGGCAGTACATTACGTACTGGTAGAAATGGGCGTAAAGTGGACAACTGGTCAGGTCGCTCGGGTGGTATTGCAGTAAAAATAGACCTGGAAACTGGTTGTCTCGATAAGGTGGGGTTAGACTACTATTTAAACAATTACAAAAGCCACCCCGATACCGGTACAACTTTTAACTCTTACCCGGTACCATATTTCAATGAGGTGAAAGCAATGGTAAAAAAAGCTGCCCGTTGTTTTCCCAAGGTACGTTCTATAGGGTGGGATGTGGCTATAGCTGAAAATGGGCCACTGATTATTGAAGGAAATTCTGATTATAGCCTGCAAATACAAGCATGCACCGGACCGTATTTACTTAATAAAGTATTTACTGGGGCTATGAAACAGGAGCTACTCTCTATAAAAAAGGGTAAAAAATATGAAAAACATTTTGTTTGTTAG
- a CDS encoding FlgD immunoglobulin-like domain containing protein, whose amino-acid sequence MVRAILPFFFVVILCYNSFSIQVLDERPRVFLNRSTVYKLQDALSNPESYQYQQYQKIKNLNHPWVKALNFLVFNDTAQGLAAISTTLTELKNHNRYQVFQTAFQYGASVYDWCYPLLSESQKEEFIEHFIRIAHIVSPSYPARIEGTYFVAAHLGWLQLGQIPIGLAIYDEDPTMFDAAIKAMKKGIAPVANFYHQAHMHHQGDSYTGARFFQEISATQAIIAGTGQNIFTEKQSRVPYQLIYHSRPDRLQLRTGDTYNSLGSRDKSHMLLTAGFLYDDPVLVSFGNDDFFHSISPVQEMMSIILSVNSSVVPEKNLIENLPTAKYFPSPQGEIIWRNDWILNNDKSNSPLIQMRIGEHYFGNHQRMDFGTFQIYYKGSLTGNSGYFGAYDDDHWRNYHNETISMNGLLIYDPDERSRWRGGSVVSGGQYARGTPRNYDELVRNKAGSVISRYISKDYSYAYISGDITEGYTDKVSEVTRSMVTLETDNPDYPAVFMVFDRVESSNPEFKKTWLLHTLEEPLIDNNRTTAINTRPYYNTRGDLDPSLGHYSGKLVSDCLLPRDATISKIGGPGKEFWVEQANRNIYPEPHSVRHYGRDSIIASFEAGAWRVEASPSQPAKRDHFLHAMAVMENPTELIERSKLLETEQMYGAQLLGKAVFFSKEKALQKDFTFNFGETTVDLLLTDLKPGPWVINHGSTTTQIDVSDTANVAFIEKVTGTIDAVHGSSAPSMPDLGDGDGDGDGDGDGDGDGGDTDGGDTDGGDTDGGDTDGGDTDEGDTDEGDDDKGDAVSANSNLGATANYPKYLAFGISNASLVHPGQRIGIPYFVPMHNSDNSVNEGRLQHVRMDVVDLRGQVVATIVEGRKGPGSYIAQWDGTLANGRPLSSGVYIVTLKTQDSRATMRLVRP is encoded by the coding sequence ATGGTTAGGGCTATACTTCCTTTTTTCTTTGTAGTTATACTGTGCTACAACTCTTTTAGTATCCAGGTACTAGATGAACGCCCAAGAGTATTTTTAAACAGAAGTACAGTATATAAATTACAGGATGCATTATCCAATCCGGAATCGTATCAATACCAGCAGTATCAAAAGATCAAAAACCTTAACCATCCCTGGGTAAAAGCATTAAATTTTCTTGTTTTTAATGATACCGCTCAGGGACTGGCTGCTATATCTACCACCCTCACTGAGCTCAAAAACCATAACAGGTACCAGGTATTTCAAACAGCATTTCAGTATGGAGCCAGTGTTTATGACTGGTGTTATCCATTGTTGTCTGAGAGCCAAAAAGAGGAATTTATTGAGCATTTTATCCGGATAGCTCATATAGTGAGCCCATCCTACCCTGCACGAATAGAAGGTACTTATTTTGTTGCAGCCCATTTAGGCTGGCTACAGCTTGGTCAAATACCAATTGGTTTGGCTATTTATGATGAAGACCCAACGATGTTTGATGCTGCCATAAAAGCGATGAAAAAGGGAATTGCGCCGGTTGCAAATTTCTACCATCAGGCCCATATGCATCACCAGGGTGATTCATATACCGGTGCACGATTTTTCCAGGAAATATCAGCCACACAAGCCATCATTGCCGGTACGGGCCAAAATATATTTACAGAAAAACAATCACGCGTTCCGTATCAACTTATCTATCATTCCAGACCAGACCGCCTCCAGCTCAGAACCGGAGACACCTATAACAGCTTAGGAAGCAGAGATAAATCTCATATGCTATTAACAGCAGGTTTTTTGTATGATGATCCTGTTTTAGTATCATTTGGAAATGATGATTTCTTTCACTCCATCAGTCCTGTTCAGGAAATGATGAGTATTATACTCTCGGTTAACAGTTCTGTTGTACCAGAAAAAAATCTCATAGAGAATCTACCAACGGCAAAATACTTTCCTTCACCACAGGGCGAGATAATCTGGAGAAACGATTGGATTTTAAATAACGATAAAAGTAATTCACCCCTGATCCAGATGCGAATTGGGGAGCATTACTTTGGCAATCACCAAAGAATGGATTTTGGCACCTTCCAGATCTACTATAAGGGCTCATTAACCGGTAACAGCGGCTATTTCGGGGCCTATGATGATGACCATTGGCGAAATTATCACAATGAAACGATATCTATGAACGGGTTACTCATTTATGATCCTGATGAAAGAAGTAGGTGGAGAGGTGGAAGTGTCGTGAGTGGTGGACAGTATGCCAGAGGCACCCCGCGTAATTATGATGAGTTAGTCCGCAACAAAGCCGGAAGTGTTATCTCCCGGTACATATCCAAGGACTACAGCTATGCCTATATTTCCGGAGATATTACCGAAGGCTACACCGATAAGGTTTCTGAAGTTACCCGTTCAATGGTAACACTTGAAACGGATAATCCCGACTACCCTGCAGTATTTATGGTCTTCGATAGAGTAGAATCTTCAAACCCGGAGTTTAAAAAAACGTGGCTACTGCACACGCTTGAGGAGCCGTTAATCGATAATAACCGAACCACTGCCATAAATACCAGGCCCTACTATAATACAAGAGGCGACCTTGACCCATCTTTAGGCCACTATAGCGGGAAGTTGGTTTCTGACTGCCTGCTTCCCAGAGATGCCACAATAAGCAAAATTGGAGGACCTGGAAAAGAGTTTTGGGTAGAACAGGCAAATCGTAATATCTACCCCGAGCCTCATTCAGTTCGCCATTATGGCAGAGACTCAATTATTGCATCATTTGAAGCCGGAGCCTGGCGTGTAGAAGCCTCTCCCTCACAGCCCGCAAAAAGAGATCATTTTCTTCACGCAATGGCAGTGATGGAGAACCCCACAGAACTAATAGAACGATCAAAGCTGCTGGAAACAGAGCAGATGTATGGCGCTCAATTACTGGGAAAAGCGGTGTTTTTCAGTAAGGAAAAAGCACTCCAGAAAGATTTTACCTTTAATTTCGGTGAAACAACGGTCGACCTTTTACTCACCGATCTTAAACCCGGGCCATGGGTTATCAATCATGGTAGTACCACCACACAAATCGATGTTTCTGATACTGCAAACGTTGCGTTTATCGAAAAAGTTACCGGTACTATTGATGCCGTACATGGATCCTCTGCTCCTTCAATGCCAGATCTTGGTGATGGAGATGGTGATGGAGATGGTGATGGAGATGGTGATGGAGATGGTGGTGACACAGATGGTGGTGACACAGATGGTGGTGACACAGATGGTGGTGACACAGATGGTGGTGACACAGATGAGGGTGATACAGATGAGGGTGATGATGATAAGGGTGATGCTGTATCAGCCAACAGCAACCTAGGCGCAACAGCTAATTATCCTAAATATCTTGCCTTTGGGATTTCCAATGCCTCACTGGTTCACCCCGGACAACGTATAGGTATACCCTACTTTGTTCCAATGCACAATTCTGATAATTCAGTGAATGAAGGTCGTCTTCAGCACGTACGAATGGATGTAGTAGATCTGCGTGGCCAGGTAGTAGCAACCATTGTAGAAGGTAGAAAAGGCCCCGGGTCATACATCGCTCAATGGGATGGTACACTTGCCAACGGAAGACCTTTAAGCAGTGGTGTATACATTGTCACTTTAAAAACACAAGATTCCAGAGCAACTATGAGATTAGTACGTCCCTGA
- the wecB gene encoding UDP-N-acetylglucosamine 2-epimerase (non-hydrolyzing) encodes MIINSIKIISVVGARPNFMKIAPFIKAIEEFNSKSSDIYIDHTLVHTGQHYDEKMSGSFFKELQIDQPDVNLEIGSGTHAEQVGNTMIAFEKVLKNLKPHWVVVVGDVNATCACSITTKKEGIRLAHIEAGLRSYDIAMPEEINRLVTDRLSDLLLTPDSISSNNLQDEGVDERKIKLVGNIMIDTLETNITEAKKLSTESVVKSSMLAEQQIPESVMNGSQFGLVTMHRPSNVDNPKVLREIVTFLAEEATSKLDLIWPIHPRTKNIIAKIGLLEDILKNPKLLLTEPLGYLQMLKLNMSADIMLTDSGGLQEECCVLGTPCLTMRWNTERPITLKEHGGASVLVGNSVSNIRREFLRCIAQDRKPKRPKLWDGNTAKRIVNCIVSEHLQTEEVCFEFEEESKFKAV; translated from the coding sequence ATGATAATAAACAGCATTAAAATTATCTCAGTGGTTGGAGCACGGCCTAACTTCATGAAAATCGCCCCCTTTATCAAGGCCATAGAAGAGTTTAATAGCAAAAGTTCAGATATATATATAGACCATACGCTTGTACACACCGGGCAGCATTATGATGAAAAGATGTCAGGATCCTTTTTTAAGGAACTGCAGATCGATCAGCCGGATGTGAATCTTGAAATCGGTTCCGGTACTCATGCTGAGCAGGTTGGTAACACCATGATAGCCTTTGAAAAAGTACTAAAAAACTTAAAGCCACACTGGGTTGTGGTTGTTGGTGATGTAAATGCAACATGTGCCTGCTCTATCACCACAAAAAAAGAGGGTATAAGACTTGCACATATAGAAGCTGGTTTGCGTTCCTATGACATTGCTATGCCTGAAGAGATAAATCGTCTTGTAACCGACAGACTATCAGATCTTTTGCTTACACCAGATTCAATCTCCAGTAACAACCTTCAAGACGAGGGTGTTGATGAGAGGAAAATAAAGCTGGTAGGCAATATAATGATCGATACTCTTGAGACAAATATCACTGAAGCAAAAAAGCTTTCTACAGAGTCTGTTGTCAAGAGCAGCATGTTGGCTGAGCAGCAGATTCCGGAGAGTGTAATGAATGGCTCTCAGTTTGGACTCGTTACTATGCACCGGCCTTCAAATGTTGACAACCCCAAAGTACTTAGGGAAATTGTAACATTTCTTGCAGAAGAAGCCACAAGCAAACTAGATTTAATCTGGCCTATACATCCACGCACAAAAAACATCATTGCTAAAATCGGCCTTTTAGAGGACATTCTGAAAAATCCAAAGTTGCTTCTGACCGAACCGCTTGGTTATTTGCAGATGCTCAAACTCAATATGAGTGCTGATATAATGCTCACCGACAGCGGAGGGCTACAGGAAGAGTGTTGTGTATTGGGAACACCATGTCTGACAATGCGTTGGAACACTGAACGCCCTATTACTCTCAAAGAACATGGTGGGGCCAGTGTTCTGGTTGGAAATTCGGTGAGTAACATACGAAGAGAGTTTCTCAGGTGTATCGCTCAGGATCGTAAACCCAAAAGACCAAAACTGTGGGATGGAAATACTGCTAAAAGGATAGTGAACTGTATAGTATCTGAGCACTTGCAAACAGAAGAGGTCTGCTTTGAATTTGAAGAAGAATCCAAATTCAAAGCAGTTTGA
- a CDS encoding glycosyltransferase family 4 protein — MKNILFVSPTLDGMGGISSVVRTLMNSDLKNRCKISHYSSYVDKSFYHKLISIITGYIKFPFFLLKNRDIEIVHIHGSMRISFLRKSYYMLLSKLAQKTVIYHMHSSMVNEYFDRNNKFKGAIIKKLMNQYDAFIVLSSYWEQVVKKYTNSTIFVTHNPVSEINAPSCSKNFNDNNNVLFLGEIGQRKGVHDLIKVAKELKNRNTDVHFHIGGNGNIDVYKKQADKLNVSETITWYGWVRGEEKEQLYRNCSIYFLPSYFEGLPMSILEAMGKGFPVISTRVSAIPESVIHQRNGYIYSPGDITGFANGIEHMLSNPKLLFNMSRESVKIINEKFSIEKIVSQLYTVYNSV, encoded by the coding sequence ATGAAAAACATTTTGTTTGTTAGCCCAACACTGGATGGTATGGGTGGTATCTCTTCGGTGGTTCGCACACTGATGAATTCAGATTTAAAAAACAGGTGTAAAATATCGCACTATAGCAGCTACGTCGATAAATCATTTTACCACAAACTAATCAGCATCATTACCGGGTATATAAAATTTCCATTTTTTTTGTTGAAAAACAGAGACATTGAGATCGTACACATTCACGGATCTATGAGAATCAGCTTTTTACGCAAGTCCTATTATATGCTTTTATCCAAATTAGCTCAAAAAACAGTCATCTACCACATGCATAGCTCAATGGTCAATGAGTACTTTGACAGGAATAATAAATTTAAAGGTGCGATTATTAAAAAATTGATGAATCAATATGATGCGTTTATTGTTTTATCTTCCTACTGGGAACAGGTTGTTAAAAAGTACACCAACTCAACCATTTTTGTTACTCATAATCCTGTCTCTGAAATAAATGCACCCTCTTGTTCCAAAAACTTTAATGATAATAATAATGTGCTTTTTCTGGGAGAAATTGGCCAAAGAAAGGGTGTCCATGATTTAATCAAGGTTGCAAAAGAGCTAAAAAACAGAAACACCGACGTACATTTTCACATTGGTGGTAACGGCAATATCGATGTTTATAAAAAACAAGCTGATAAACTCAATGTCAGCGAAACTATAACCTGGTATGGGTGGGTACGGGGAGAAGAGAAAGAACAATTATACAGAAACTGTAGTATCTACTTTTTACCCTCCTATTTTGAGGGACTCCCAATGTCAATACTGGAAGCCATGGGCAAAGGGTTTCCTGTAATATCTACCAGGGTGAGTGCTATACCCGAATCCGTTATACACCAAAGAAACGGATATATCTATTCTCCCGGCGATATCACCGGATTTGCCAACGGTATCGAACACATGCTATCTAATCCCAAACTCTTGTTTAATATGTCACGGGAATCAGTTAAAATCATCAATGAAAAGTTTAGCATTGAAAAGATCGTGTCGCAACTTTATACAGTATATAATAGTGTTTAA
- a CDS encoding glycosyltransferase, with product MKKVVHLVFSLNNGGLENMVVDICNEQSKSAEVTLIVIHSTIDTAVSDLLDSKVKFICLQQKPPTRLPFFVISLWAILWKIKPDILHLHNRMSMKLFPRFLPKSNTKILLTIHNTGGKLGNEIRNVDITYAISNAVKSDIEKRYNINTCINYNGVRVKDIVSKTEWCLRSCEPLKIIQISRLMHKIKGQHVLLKATQLLVQKGVPVIVSFIGNGESLDYLKELAKELNIENSVQFHGSLPKEDVYKTLNHYDVLIQPSLYEGFGLTIAEAMAAKVPVIVPNIEAPLEILKNDKNGYVFRVGDSQHLFEKVLCCIEDYRSGKIESIVHNAYTHVNAMFNIKETSKRYLEA from the coding sequence ATGAAAAAAGTAGTACATCTGGTCTTTTCGCTTAATAACGGTGGGTTAGAGAATATGGTAGTGGATATATGCAATGAGCAATCTAAATCCGCTGAGGTTACCTTGATAGTTATACATTCTACCATAGACACAGCAGTCAGCGATTTATTAGACTCAAAAGTCAAATTTATTTGCTTACAACAAAAACCACCAACCAGATTGCCCTTTTTTGTAATCAGTTTATGGGCCATACTCTGGAAAATTAAACCTGATATTCTTCACCTGCACAATAGAATGAGTATGAAACTGTTTCCCCGTTTTTTACCAAAAAGTAACACCAAGATTCTACTTACTATCCACAATACCGGAGGAAAATTGGGTAATGAGATACGAAATGTAGATATAACATATGCTATTTCCAACGCGGTTAAATCAGATATAGAAAAGCGTTATAACATTAATACTTGTATAAATTATAACGGCGTTCGTGTTAAAGACATTGTCTCTAAAACAGAATGGTGTTTACGAAGTTGTGAGCCATTGAAAATCATCCAAATCAGTAGGCTGATGCACAAGATAAAAGGTCAGCATGTGCTTTTAAAAGCGACTCAACTCCTGGTGCAAAAGGGGGTACCTGTAATCGTTTCATTTATTGGCAATGGTGAATCGCTCGACTATCTAAAGGAACTGGCTAAAGAATTAAACATCGAGAATTCGGTACAGTTTCACGGTTCTTTACCCAAAGAGGATGTGTACAAAACTCTCAATCACTACGATGTGCTTATTCAGCCGTCTCTTTACGAAGGTTTTGGATTAACTATCGCCGAAGCGATGGCTGCCAAAGTACCGGTAATAGTACCCAATATCGAAGCTCCTCTTGAGATTTTAAAGAATGATAAAAACGGCTATGTTTTCAGAGTTGGGGATTCCCAACACCTGTTTGAAAAAGTCTTGTGTTGCATTGAGGACTATCGGTCGGGTAAAATAGAATCCATTGTTCATAATGCTTACACTCATGTAAACGCAATGTTTAATATAAAAGAGACCAGTAAAAGATATTTAGAAGCGTAG